In Thermoleophilia bacterium, the following proteins share a genomic window:
- a CDS encoding zinc-dependent alcohol dehydrogenase family protein produces the protein MRAMVMKSPGSPLEMTEVPEPEAGPGQVLISVHCCGVCRTDLHILEGELDRPKLPLIPGHQIVGTVSGLGEGADRYEPGVRIGVPWLGWTCGQCRYCRSGRENLCDRARFTGYDIDGGYAELAVADERFCFPIPEGYPDEQAAPLLCAGLIGYRALRLVGEAERIGFYGFGASAHILCQVAVAEGRRVFAFTRGGDLEAQDFARSLGAEWAGSSEESPPEELDGAIVFAADGSLMTAALMASARGANVISAGIHMSDIPSFPYEQLWGERTLGSVANLTRRDGEEFLDLAPTVPVRTQVTTYELAESNKALGDLRAGRFSGAAVIRSR, from the coding sequence ATGCGAGCCATGGTCATGAAATCACCGGGGAGCCCGCTCGAGATGACCGAGGTGCCTGAACCTGAGGCGGGTCCGGGACAGGTCCTGATCTCGGTGCATTGCTGCGGGGTGTGCCGGACGGACCTCCACATTCTCGAAGGCGAACTCGACCGGCCGAAGCTCCCACTCATCCCGGGTCACCAGATCGTCGGCACGGTCAGCGGGCTCGGCGAAGGGGCGGACCGGTACGAGCCCGGTGTCCGGATTGGGGTGCCGTGGCTGGGGTGGACCTGCGGGCAGTGCCGCTACTGCCGTTCCGGTCGCGAGAACCTGTGCGACCGGGCGCGGTTCACCGGCTATGACATCGACGGCGGGTACGCCGAACTGGCGGTGGCCGACGAGCGGTTCTGCTTCCCGATCCCGGAGGGCTACCCCGACGAGCAGGCGGCGCCTCTGCTCTGCGCAGGGCTGATCGGCTACCGCGCCCTGCGCCTCGTCGGAGAGGCGGAGCGGATCGGGTTCTACGGCTTCGGCGCGTCGGCCCACATCCTCTGTCAGGTGGCCGTCGCCGAAGGCCGCCGCGTGTTCGCGTTCACCCGCGGAGGCGATCTGGAGGCCCAGGATTTCGCCCGGAGCCTCGGGGCGGAGTGGGCTGGTTCGTCGGAGGAGTCACCCCCGGAGGAACTCGACGGGGCGATCGTCTTCGCCGCCGACGGGTCCTTGATGACAGCGGCTCTCATGGCGAGTGCCAGGGGCGCGAACGTGATCAGCGCAGGCATCCACATGAGCGACATCCCCTCATTCCCTTACGAGCAACTCTGGGGCGAGCGGACGCTCGGCTCGGTCGCCAACCTGACCCGGCGGGATGGCGAAGAGTTCCTCGACCTCGCCCCGACGGTGCCGGTCCGCACGCAGGTCACGACCTACGAACTCGCCGAGTCCAACAAAGCGCTTGGCGACCTGCGCGCGGGACGGTTCAGCGGCGCGGCGGTAATCCGTAGCCGCTGA
- a CDS encoding acyl-CoA dehydrogenase: MGHYKSNVRDLEFNLFEVLKTDEVLDSGAFGDLDGDTVRVMLGEASRLAEGPVAASWAETDRNPPTFDPDTHVVTLPDALKDSINAWTEAEWTKLGIGEEVGGIPAPSTVSWAINEFMVGALPAGFFYLAGPAFAHLLYENGNEEQKHWAKMSVDRNWGATMVLTEPDAGSDVGAGRAKAIEQPNGSWHIEGDKRFITSGDSDDLFENILHYVLARPEGAGPGTKGLSLFLVPKFHFDSETGEIGERNGAFVTNLEHKMGLRASATCDLTFGAHGVPAEGWLVGDVHEGIRQMFDVIEFARMMVGTKAIATLSTGYLNALAYAKERVQGADLTQVMDKTAPRVTVIHHPDVRRSLMTQKAYAEGLRALYLFTAVHQDKTAADVVEGVDQQLAMRINDFLLPIVKGVGSERSYEILTESLQTYGGSGFLQDYPIEQYIRDAKIDSLYEGTTAIQAQDFFFRKIIRDESTAMNHLVGKIQETIDGGEGFERERALLAAALGDVQSMSTTLTEYMISSQEDPKNIYKVGLGSVPFLMAFGDLMIGWLLLTHAGVAASALESGASDIDKPFYEGKVVAAEFFARNMLPKLSGVRTAIEGIDNDVMELDEAAF; encoded by the coding sequence ATGGGCCACTACAAGAGCAACGTGCGAGACCTCGAATTCAACCTGTTCGAGGTACTGAAGACCGATGAAGTCCTGGATTCCGGCGCCTTCGGGGACCTCGACGGCGACACCGTCCGCGTCATGCTCGGTGAGGCCTCCCGCCTTGCCGAAGGACCGGTGGCCGCCTCATGGGCCGAGACCGACCGAAACCCCCCGACATTCGATCCCGACACCCACGTCGTGACCCTCCCCGACGCCCTCAAGGATTCCATCAATGCCTGGACCGAAGCGGAATGGACCAAGCTCGGCATCGGCGAAGAGGTCGGCGGCATCCCTGCCCCTTCCACCGTCTCCTGGGCCATCAACGAGTTCATGGTCGGAGCCCTGCCAGCAGGGTTCTTCTACCTGGCCGGCCCCGCATTCGCCCACCTCCTTTACGAGAACGGGAACGAAGAGCAGAAGCACTGGGCAAAGATGTCGGTCGATCGCAACTGGGGAGCGACCATGGTCCTCACCGAGCCGGATGCCGGCTCCGACGTCGGCGCCGGCCGCGCCAAGGCGATCGAGCAGCCGAACGGCTCCTGGCATATCGAAGGCGACAAGCGCTTCATCACTTCAGGCGACTCTGACGACCTCTTCGAGAACATCCTTCACTACGTCCTGGCCCGACCGGAGGGTGCCGGTCCCGGAACCAAGGGTCTCAGTCTCTTCCTCGTTCCCAAGTTCCATTTCGATTCCGAAACCGGCGAGATCGGTGAGCGGAACGGTGCCTTCGTGACGAACCTCGAGCACAAGATGGGCCTCCGGGCCTCGGCCACCTGCGATCTGACCTTCGGCGCTCACGGCGTCCCCGCCGAAGGCTGGCTGGTCGGTGATGTACACGAGGGCATCCGGCAGATGTTCGACGTGATCGAGTTCGCCCGCATGATGGTCGGCACCAAGGCCATCGCGACCCTGTCGACCGGTTACCTCAACGCCCTCGCCTACGCGAAGGAACGTGTCCAGGGAGCCGATCTGACCCAGGTCATGGACAAGACGGCGCCGCGGGTCACGGTCATCCACCACCCCGACGTTCGCCGCTCACTGATGACCCAGAAGGCTTATGCCGAAGGCCTCCGGGCCCTGTACCTGTTCACGGCTGTCCATCAGGACAAGACTGCGGCCGATGTCGTCGAAGGAGTCGACCAGCAGCTCGCGATGCGGATCAACGACTTCCTCCTGCCCATAGTCAAGGGTGTCGGCTCGGAGCGTTCCTACGAAATCCTGACCGAGTCGCTCCAGACTTACGGTGGCTCCGGGTTCCTGCAGGATTACCCGATCGAGCAGTACATCCGGGACGCGAAGATCGACAGCCTTTACGAAGGCACGACCGCGATTCAGGCCCAGGACTTCTTCTTCAGGAAGATCATCAGGGACGAGTCGACGGCGATGAACCACCTCGTCGGGAAGATCCAGGAGACCATCGACGGGGGCGAAGGATTCGAGCGCGAGAGGGCTCTGCTCGCCGCAGCACTCGGCGACGTCCAGTCCATGAGCACCACTCTGACCGAATACATGATCAGCAGCCAGGAAGACCCGAAGAACATCTACAAGGTCGGACTCGGTTCGGTGCCCTTTCTGATGGCATTCGGCGACCTGATGATCGGCTGGCTGCTGCTCACGCATGCCGGGGTTGCAGCATCCGCCCTCGAATCAGGCGCTTCGGACATCGACAAGCCCTTCTACGAAGGCAAGGTCGTGGCAGCGGAGTTCTTCGCCCGGAACATGCTGCCGAAGCTGAGCGGCGTCCGGACGGCCATCGAAGGCATCGACAACGACGTCATGGAGCTCGACGAAGCGGCGTTCTAG
- a CDS encoding metal-sensitive transcriptional regulator, with protein sequence MPDKSTTHGYTADKDALQKRLRRIEGQVRGVEKMVEEDRYCIDIITQISAAQAALDKVALGLLEDHTRHCVIGGETEKQEERTAELMGAVRRLLKHG encoded by the coding sequence ATGCCGGATAAATCAACAACCCACGGCTACACCGCCGACAAGGACGCTCTCCAGAAGCGGTTGCGCCGGATCGAGGGCCAGGTCCGAGGCGTCGAAAAGATGGTCGAAGAAGACCGGTACTGCATCGACATCATCACCCAGATCTCAGCGGCGCAGGCCGCGCTCGACAAGGTCGCCCTGGGGCTCCTGGAAGACCACACCCGGCACTGCGTGATCGGCGGCGAAACCGAAAAACAGGAAGAGCGCACCGCCGAGCTGATGGGCGCGGTCCGCCGCCTCCTGAAGCACGGCTGA
- the fabI gene encoding enoyl-ACP reductase FabI, which translates to MLDGKRILVTGVVNRRSIAFAVAERAQHLGAEVILTSFGRVRRMTERAAGRLPRPVDLIELDINNEDDLEALPAGIASKWDGLDGVLHAIAYAPPDALGGNFMSAPRASATQAFETSAYSFKALAVALEPMLGGQDENGGSLVGLDFDATVAWPSYDWMGVAKAALESTSRYLARDLGESGHRVNLVSAGPIRTAAAGGVPGFSDLARIWEQRAPLGWQVDDPYPVADTVCFLLSDLSRAISGEIIHVDGGFHAVGAEAKA; encoded by the coding sequence TTTTGCCGTTGCCGAGCGTGCCCAGCATCTCGGCGCCGAAGTCATCCTGACGAGCTTCGGCCGGGTCCGGCGCATGACCGAACGAGCGGCTGGCCGACTGCCTAGGCCGGTGGATTTGATCGAACTCGACATCAACAACGAAGACGACCTGGAAGCCCTGCCGGCCGGGATCGCTTCGAAGTGGGACGGGTTGGACGGTGTGCTTCACGCGATCGCCTACGCGCCACCCGACGCCCTCGGCGGCAATTTCATGTCTGCTCCGCGGGCGAGTGCGACGCAGGCTTTCGAGACAAGTGCCTACTCGTTCAAGGCTCTGGCCGTAGCTCTTGAGCCGATGCTCGGTGGCCAGGACGAGAATGGTGGCAGTCTGGTTGGCCTCGATTTCGATGCCACCGTCGCCTGGCCGTCCTACGACTGGATGGGTGTCGCGAAAGCCGCACTCGAATCGACCAGCCGCTACCTCGCCCGTGACCTGGGGGAGTCTGGCCACCGGGTAAACCTAGTCTCGGCCGGCCCGATACGCACCGCTGCGGCCGGCGGCGTTCCTGGCTTCAGTGACCTCGCCAGAATCTGGGAACAACGTGCCCCGCTGGGCTGGCAGGTCGACGATCCCTACCCGGTGGCCGACACCGTCTGTTTCCTGCTCTCGGACCTGTCGAGAGCGATCTCCGGAGAGATCATCCACGTAGACGGTGGTTTCCATGCTGTGGGAGCTGAGGCCAAGGCTTAG
- a CDS encoding lipid-transfer protein, translating into MSNRTFVVGVGMTKFEKPGKKEGDYPDWAKEAGTAALADAGVAYEDIEQAFVGYVYGDSTAGQRALYEIGITGIPIVNVNNNCSTGSSALLLARQAIQYGIADCAMALGFEKMERGSLGMKFPDRANPMEKHVMRMLEIRAAEESPFAPQMFGNAGRDHMDRYGSKPEHFAWIGWKNHKHSVNNPYAQFQTEYSLEEIQDAPMIHEPLTKLQCSPTSDGSAAAVIASESFVEKHGLWDQAIEITGQSMVTDLPSTFAEDTDCIKLVGYDMSKEAARQAYEEAEISASEVDVCELHDCFSANELITYEALGFAEEGEGHLLVEQEATTFGGSGPVVNTSGGLISKGHPLGATGLAQCAELTWQLRGTAGPRQVDNAKVALQHNIGLGGAAVVTVYEIPEN; encoded by the coding sequence ATGAGCAATCGCACCTTCGTCGTAGGGGTCGGCATGACCAAGTTCGAGAAGCCCGGGAAGAAGGAGGGTGACTATCCGGACTGGGCGAAGGAGGCGGGCACCGCGGCCCTGGCTGACGCGGGAGTGGCCTATGAGGACATCGAGCAGGCCTTCGTCGGCTATGTCTACGGAGACTCGACCGCCGGGCAGCGGGCGCTCTACGAGATCGGCATCACCGGTATCCCGATTGTCAACGTGAACAACAACTGCTCGACCGGTTCGAGCGCCCTGCTGCTCGCCCGGCAGGCGATCCAGTACGGGATCGCGGACTGCGCCATGGCCCTGGGCTTCGAGAAGATGGAACGCGGCTCGCTCGGCATGAAGTTCCCGGACCGCGCGAATCCGATGGAGAAACACGTCATGCGGATGCTCGAGATCCGAGCTGCGGAGGAGTCGCCTTTCGCGCCCCAGATGTTCGGCAACGCCGGCCGTGACCACATGGACCGGTACGGATCGAAGCCGGAACACTTCGCCTGGATCGGCTGGAAGAACCACAAGCACTCGGTCAACAATCCTTACGCCCAGTTCCAGACCGAGTATTCGCTCGAGGAGATCCAGGACGCACCGATGATCCACGAGCCCCTCACGAAGCTCCAGTGCTCGCCGACCTCGGACGGCAGCGCCGCCGCGGTGATCGCCTCCGAGAGCTTCGTCGAGAAGCACGGTCTCTGGGATCAGGCGATCGAAATCACCGGTCAGTCGATGGTGACGGACCTGCCATCCACCTTCGCCGAGGACACCGACTGCATCAAGCTGGTCGGCTACGACATGAGCAAGGAAGCCGCGCGGCAGGCTTACGAAGAGGCCGAGATTTCGGCCTCTGAGGTCGACGTCTGTGAACTTCACGACTGCTTCAGTGCGAACGAGCTGATCACTTACGAAGCGCTCGGCTTCGCCGAAGAAGGCGAAGGCCACCTGCTGGTCGAGCAGGAGGCCACGACCTTTGGCGGGTCGGGACCGGTGGTCAACACCTCCGGCGGATTGATCAGCAAGGGACACCCGCTCGGCGCCACCGGCCTGGCGCAATGCGCCGAACTCACCTGGCAGCTGCGCGGCACCGCCGGTCCACGCCAGGTGGATAACGCGAAAGTCGCGCTCCAGCACAACATCGGCCTCGGCGGAGCAGCCGTGGTTACCGTCTACGAGATTCCGGAGAACTGA
- a CDS encoding SGNH/GDSL hydrolase family protein → MKSRRLRAAGRSGLIALVVALAGFAFFGGSAQAASSPVHYVALGDSYSAASGVLPLDPMAPPQCLRSTRNYPHVLAEKTGAKLTDVTCGAADTTHFFTAQYPGLKPQLDALKPDTELVTMTIGGNDSGVFINAILSCGSAGLSTLGMGSPCKDQYGSSFEDTIRNTTYPSLVKALGAVRDKAPKARVAILSYPWITPRTGGCFPTMPVAEGDIPYVRSLQTTLNYAVRRAAEATGVTFVSLNSVSEGHDACKPIGTRWVEPVLLGTNPVIVHPNALGESKMAEQTIKVLSEVPGNPLPSGAPETTIRKLVVKKDKRKATFRFTSNVTGSTFRCKLDNRRFRSCRSPRAYKGLKPGRHRFQVVAIDSTGQTDPTPATKKFRIVR, encoded by the coding sequence ATGAAGTCTCGTCGTCTACGTGCTGCTGGCCGGTCCGGCCTGATCGCACTTGTGGTCGCGTTGGCCGGGTTCGCTTTCTTTGGTGGATCTGCTCAGGCGGCATCTTCGCCTGTTCACTACGTAGCCCTCGGCGATTCGTACAGTGCCGCTTCGGGAGTCCTGCCACTTGACCCGATGGCGCCGCCTCAGTGCCTGCGCTCGACCCGGAACTATCCTCATGTGCTGGCGGAGAAGACCGGCGCGAAGCTCACCGATGTCACCTGCGGCGCGGCCGATACGACCCACTTCTTCACCGCGCAGTACCCCGGACTCAAGCCCCAGCTGGATGCGCTCAAGCCTGACACCGAACTGGTCACGATGACCATCGGGGGCAACGACAGCGGCGTCTTCATCAACGCGATCCTGAGTTGTGGAAGCGCCGGCCTGTCAACCCTCGGGATGGGCAGCCCCTGCAAGGACCAGTACGGAAGTTCGTTCGAAGACACGATTCGGAACACCACCTATCCGTCGCTCGTGAAAGCGCTCGGTGCCGTCCGGGACAAGGCCCCGAAGGCCAGGGTCGCGATCCTGAGCTATCCCTGGATCACGCCCAGGACCGGTGGATGCTTCCCGACCATGCCGGTCGCTGAAGGGGACATCCCGTACGTCCGGTCGCTCCAGACGACTCTCAACTATGCGGTGCGCCGCGCCGCGGAGGCGACCGGAGTCACGTTCGTAAGCCTGAACTCGGTATCCGAAGGACATGATGCCTGCAAGCCGATCGGGACCCGCTGGGTCGAGCCGGTCCTGCTGGGCACGAATCCGGTGATCGTCCACCCGAACGCGCTGGGCGAGTCGAAGATGGCGGAGCAGACGATCAAGGTGCTTTCCGAAGTCCCCGGGAATCCACTCCCTTCGGGGGCCCCAGAGACCACGATCCGAAAGCTCGTCGTAAAGAAGGACAAGCGCAAGGCGACTTTCCGGTTCACTTCGAACGTGACCGGTTCAACCTTCCGGTGCAAGCTGGACAACCGGCGGTTCAGGAGTTGCCGGTCACCGAGGGCCTACAAAGGCCTGAAGCCGGGAAGGCACAGGTTCCAGGTCGTGGCCATCGATTCGACGGGGCAGACTGACCCGACACCAGCGACGAAGAAATTCAGGATCGTCAGGTAA
- a CDS encoding choice-of-anchor D domain-containing protein codes for MSCRGRVATVVLSVLFAAFAFAGVAQADDPAFKSSPPAYNFGDIVLGEQYSGAYDWVELYPTSAAAVEITSITIEGTDAAAFELSGGGCIGVPLDPVSGCIIYLQFTPGTVGLKQASLEIESNATAGTKLVPISANVIEPAANAPSFGLTSESDALPDPGFDYTTTGMGTADFDGDGLADVVTNNTVNTDPFPYTAEIGVAFGQSNGTLTDPVSYPAGLFSATNLVTGNFDGVNGPDIISLSGGQANVFLNDGDGTFTAADPVPAGAGFSFISPGYFNEDGNLDFTVTDANLMEIFLGDGEGGFTLAGTQETGADGDIAMGATTKIADFRGDGSNDVAITNYAGQVEIYLSDGDGTFTKGPIVRLGGCGCKDAWGISPADLNGDERDDLSVAIFAESQVATLIAQPDGSMLISQITTNPLSPDPNFPDGQDTQPKMVGNGDLNGDGIPELVSADTSGDSITVNSGLASGTGYQFADNISMPGVIDARYISPDQVLVDDFNGDGKGDVIVGSAFHKNVLFTNNGEANPVPLPASLDFGNVATGTTSAIETVDLKNEDGLAPLVVTSVSIGNGDSGDFNIVDDSECLAGPILVGDSCTVGLTFSPSAAGVRAASVSIASNAGPLNVPVTGTGVATPPVLVPKISVQPSNLAFAGRQVGSQSGEKPFVVTSSGTGPLVVGAINRGGTNAGDFPTGSSGCAGKTLQPGATCSVAFSFKPTAAGARSASVSVASNATSGTATVPLSGTATAKPVPAPRVTFRKKPKKKYVIRSKSLNKVKVAFGSNRSGSKFQCRIDRKKFSRCKSPRVFRKIKRGKHTIRVRAIKAGKTGPAKAVKFKVVRKKR; via the coding sequence ATGTCCTGCAGGGGAAGAGTCGCCACCGTTGTCCTATCCGTGCTTTTTGCCGCTTTCGCCTTCGCCGGCGTTGCTCAGGCGGATGACCCGGCTTTCAAGTCGAGTCCCCCCGCCTACAACTTCGGTGACATCGTGCTCGGCGAGCAGTATTCGGGTGCTTACGACTGGGTTGAGCTGTACCCGACGAGCGCAGCCGCCGTGGAAATCACTTCGATCACGATCGAGGGAACCGACGCCGCAGCCTTCGAACTTTCCGGCGGTGGCTGTATCGGAGTTCCGCTCGACCCGGTCTCGGGCTGCATCATCTACCTCCAGTTCACGCCGGGAACGGTCGGCCTCAAACAAGCCTCGCTGGAAATCGAGAGCAACGCGACGGCCGGAACCAAGCTGGTCCCGATTTCAGCGAACGTCATTGAACCGGCCGCCAATGCTCCGTCATTCGGCCTCACTTCCGAAAGCGACGCCCTGCCTGACCCCGGTTTCGACTATACGACCACCGGTATGGGGACGGCCGACTTCGATGGTGATGGTCTCGCCGATGTGGTGACCAACAACACCGTGAATACGGACCCATTTCCATATACGGCGGAGATCGGCGTTGCCTTCGGCCAGAGCAACGGCACCCTGACCGATCCCGTCTCTTACCCCGCAGGCCTCTTCAGCGCCACGAACCTCGTGACCGGGAACTTCGACGGCGTGAACGGCCCCGACATAATTTCACTGTCCGGAGGCCAGGCCAACGTCTTTCTCAACGACGGCGACGGTACATTCACCGCGGCGGACCCGGTTCCCGCCGGAGCCGGTTTTAGCTTCATCTCCCCCGGATACTTCAACGAAGACGGCAACCTGGACTTCACGGTCACCGATGCCAACCTGATGGAGATCTTTCTGGGAGATGGCGAAGGCGGTTTCACTCTGGCCGGCACTCAGGAGACCGGTGCCGACGGTGACATCGCGATGGGTGCGACCACGAAGATCGCCGACTTTCGCGGCGACGGTTCCAACGACGTCGCCATCACCAACTACGCCGGGCAGGTCGAGATCTACCTGAGCGACGGCGACGGCACCTTCACGAAGGGCCCGATAGTCAGGCTTGGCGGTTGTGGATGTAAGGATGCTTGGGGCATCTCGCCCGCCGACCTCAACGGTGACGAACGTGATGACCTTTCCGTAGCGATCTTTGCCGAGAGTCAGGTCGCCACTTTGATCGCCCAGCCGGACGGAAGCATGCTGATCAGCCAGATCACCACCAATCCGCTTTCGCCGGATCCCAACTTCCCGGACGGCCAGGACACCCAGCCGAAGATGGTCGGCAACGGCGACCTCAATGGAGATGGCATCCCGGAACTGGTCTCGGCTGACACCAGCGGCGATTCGATAACCGTGAATTCCGGGCTGGCCTCGGGCACCGGTTACCAGTTTGCAGACAACATCAGCATGCCTGGTGTGATTGACGCCCGCTACATCTCTCCGGATCAGGTGCTGGTCGACGATTTCAACGGCGACGGCAAGGGCGATGTCATCGTCGGCAGCGCCTTCCACAAGAACGTACTCTTCACCAACAACGGCGAGGCGAATCCGGTTCCCCTTCCGGCCAGCCTCGACTTCGGCAACGTCGCCACCGGAACTACATCGGCAATCGAAACGGTCGACCTGAAGAACGAAGACGGCCTGGCGCCGCTGGTCGTCACCAGCGTCTCCATCGGCAACGGCGACTCGGGCGACTTCAACATCGTCGATGACAGCGAATGCCTGGCCGGACCGATTCTGGTCGGCGATTCCTGCACGGTCGGGCTGACCTTCTCGCCTTCGGCGGCCGGAGTCCGTGCCGCTTCGGTGAGCATCGCCAGCAACGCCGGGCCGCTCAACGTTCCCGTCACGGGAACCGGAGTCGCGACGCCGCCGGTACTCGTGCCGAAGATCAGCGTCCAGCCCTCGAACCTCGCCTTCGCCGGCAGGCAGGTCGGCTCGCAGTCGGGCGAGAAGCCTTTCGTCGTGACCAGCAGCGGTACTGGGCCGCTGGTCGTCGGCGCCATCAATAGGGGAGGAACCAACGCCGGCGACTTCCCGACAGGTTCGAGTGGCTGCGCCGGCAAGACCCTTCAGCCGGGAGCGACCTGCTCGGTTGCCTTCAGCTTCAAGCCAACAGCGGCCGGGGCGCGTTCCGCGTCAGTGTCCGTCGCCAGCAACGCCACGAGCGGTACGGCGACCGTGCCGCTCAGCGGGACCGCCACCGCGAAACCGGTGCCGGCACCCAGGGTCACCTTCAGGAAGAAGCCGAAAAAGAAGTACGTGATCAGGTCGAAGAGTCTGAACAAAGTCAAAGTCGCCTTCGGGAGCAACCGGTCCGGATCGAAGTTCCAGTGCCGGATCGACCGCAAGAAGTTCAGCCGCTGCAAGTCACCGAGGGTCTTCAGGAAGATCAAGCGCGGAAAGCACACGATCCGGGTCCGGGCAATCAAGGCCGGCAAAACCGGGCCGGCAAAGGCCGTGAAGTTCAAGGTGGTCCGAAAGAAGCGGTGA
- a CDS encoding DUF4396 domain-containing protein: protein MTMARMGFRIVGADNAIILAVPGAMEAGLSSLLFWGSLSFALAVAAVFALPVNRWLIARGKGHVAVHETGVHGGSPVRVVAAITIFAFIFGSTVLVMEAI from the coding sequence ATGACCATGGCTCGCATGGGTTTCAGGATAGTCGGGGCTGACAACGCGATCATCCTCGCGGTTCCGGGCGCGATGGAAGCGGGACTCAGCAGCCTGCTCTTCTGGGGTTCGCTTTCGTTCGCCCTCGCGGTCGCCGCCGTCTTCGCCCTGCCGGTGAACCGCTGGCTGATCGCCAGGGGCAAAGGCCACGTCGCGGTCCACGAGACCGGGGTTCATGGAGGCTCCCCGGTTCGGGTGGTCGCGGCAATCACGATCTTCGCTTTCATCTTCGGATCCACCGTCCTGGTCATGGAGGCGATCTAG